The Bactrocera dorsalis isolate Fly_Bdor chromosome 2, ASM2337382v1, whole genome shotgun sequence region CGTAACAATGCCATCATCGTCGAATGCCAGTCGTTGCATTGAGAATTTGCATCATACCGAACTCCATGGACGGATAATATCAGTAGAGCTCACTAAAAACGAAATCAGCAACTCAACAAATGTCGCCAAAACACGAgtggataaaacaaaaatagatccAGTTGGAAAAGCGGATGTAGTAACAGCCATTTGGGAGTTACTAATACCATGGCAGCTTACGTAAAAACAAACGGACAAGCTAAAATCAAAAGACGACAACGAAGAGCAGAGAAAGCTACGAGAAGGCATTGAcaaaatcagcaacaacgagTTAAAATTAAGTGAGTTAAATTTAAGAAACCATAGCGGACATTTATCTTTAGTGTTAGtagtaattgtaatattatgccTTTTAATACTATATTTCCGTTATAAATGTAAAGCGAATAATGCTGATAGAATCATTGTCAATATTTCCAACCGATAGAATAttgataacataaaaaatacagtccactagatttaaataatcatttctttccctcggcaatatgttcaaatatcattgaacatgcttacttatcagcaaagccgaaattgtactaaatagaaatatctatttatatattaatatacatacatacatatgtatagacataatgcatttacatgcaatgcacatctacgagtaataataataaaaatgcatgggacaaaaatcataaaatatacagcagagataacattaaacacacacacgcacacttacaataaattatacacttgaaatcaaccccatgtcaagcagcaataataaCCCTGCAAAAAATGCGACTAGTCCGGGATGTGTCCGGGATTAGTCGCAAAGGAACATGCGACTAATCCCACTTTACATCTCTTTGTATGGACTGAACTGTTCCCTTTTGTTCGAGCATGTCCTATGAAGAGACTAATTGTACCCATTTATACCCAAATGGGTATAAAAAGGGACTAGTCGCTTTGTAGGTCGCAATGGTAGCAGAATGAGACCAGTCGTTATAAAACCTCTAAAATCCCTTTAACAATCAAGATAAATTTTATCCGAAGCCttcgttttaaaatatgtatttttatttaattgactttaaacactttaaataCAGCTTCTCTAACATAAATctgacaaatcaaaatttttgcaaaactcaTGAAAGAAAttatcatcaaaatttaaaaaaatgtatcttaaaaaaaatcgtttacgCAGTTTTGTACTCCACTCAAAAAGTTCGCGTTGATTTCTTGCTTTCATATAACGCGTGAACAAAAGCTTTCTTAAAGCATTTAGCTTTTTCGAAAGCAATGGCTTTGCGCAGCGCGTCCTCCGGCGACAATCCCTTAAATGGTAATTTGGCAATGGCTCCTAAATGAAAAGAAGATTTAATTtaacttgaaataaaaacatacatatgtgtaaaacaATGGTATGGAATATTTATCTTACCAGTCAATGAAGCATAAAAATTTGGGAAAGATTTTAAGCTTATCTTTCCATGTGAACCATCCACGTTTATTGACGCTATGACGTCCTTATTTAACAGCAGCCTTATATTTCTGAGATTGTTGCATAAAATAGCAGACATCGCAGATTCCTATAAAACGAGTTCCTGTTTGGGTTCTTCGAAAACTTCGTCCGCTACAGCTCTGAGAGCCCGGCCAACAGCAATTATTTGTTCGTCGTCAAATGAAACCACTTGCACATTAGTAGAATCCATTACAGCAGCACATGGGTTCTCAAATTTCAGCAACACACTAATAACCTCTATTGACTTTAGATCCCTGCaaacaatataatattaatacgcGTTTGTTATCTgattatatgtttatttaccTTAGTTATTATTCTTCAATGCGTTTTCTTTATTCCATAATCTATATAACAAAgccaaaaaactaaatattttgcgcTTCGTTATTTCAAGTGGCTGCTGTCAAACAATTGATTTTGACAATTGCCATGTAAATACCATTCACAATAGTCAAACTTGTTGATAACTATTTgaccatttttattattgtccTACATGTACGAAATTCATTActtatggttttttttaaatgtaataggttatgataattgaattgaaggaaattcagtaactttgctttgaaatttatgaatgtatttttgccaaaattctAACTTTTTTCCCAATAGTACCCGATAGGGATTAATTGATCTCCAATTATACCCGTTTGAGACTAGTTGCGACTAATTAATACTCAATTGTTCCACATCGAGACTAGTCCCGGAATACTCTCTTTAGAGATTAGTCGCACAATTTTTTGCAGggaatatgctgcaatacataaaaacatacacacatacacacatacaaatatagttagttatttaagatagttttaaaaattgtatataagcaagaaaaatacaaaataaaaatcagaatgaatatattctccctcaatgtaagactttcaattccccccaccagcggtaaggattgttagaagctatattgaggtattaacattttttggtccttcgagccggataaagagctcggccaaattaaaaagtcctgtacttacaaaacaggcaaaatacaaaaaagccctgttcaaaatacaggcaaattaaaaaaaaataattgtaagacgtgtatatattcccgcatattgactaaacataaaataataattgtaagacgggtgtatattcccgcgtattaacaatcacaacaaaatgagaatgaatatattctcactTGACAAAAGACTTTTTTCAAatccccccaccagcggtaaggtagacaaaaatctttgttgagttataAACAACTTATTTTATCACattgcgaaatgccgtcgggtagggagctgatgtagcgcatgttttgagctcttgaactgtttaaatcttttatgaggaaaataaaaaaaggattacgatccttttgtttacaaatgtatttctgggaaaaataaaataataacaaaggataaagatcgcttttttacaaatgtatttctgggaaaataagAATTTGGGGGAAGATACTGGCTCTGCaccagggaaatccaccgttgaaaagggATTTGTTAGTATGAAAGAGGTGAAATGAGCAGAGGCGAAAGCGCTGAGCAAAGTGGGTGCTTCGCAAGTtcataattcaacaaaaacaacgaataactgattctgagaagtttCTGAatgctctttaatcgtaataaaaccgaatttttttgTCGGAGTTTGACAAAAGAagcatagctccatcatttccaactggagtccaatcgacagtcattgtagtggactgcacatgatgaaccggttctcaggcgtggaaagaggAAAAAATCGGCaggaaaggttatgacatcagtcttttgggatgcacgtcgtataatacatactcaacgactgattactgagccagttataaactatttcactgcatatttggttgcagttcttttcttctattccaaatatttagcaatattattatttttgaggaagaatctgtttGAAATTGTTCGCacatattcaaatgattcctaccaACAAAGAgctaaaaggtatcctatgttcttaccctggttctaaggaAATTAGGTTGAGTGTGAAGTAAATACGTCAATCCTCCGCCCTTAAAAAGCAGCCTATTCTTTAGGCTGGTACCATTGGATTATTTTTGTGATATTATTAGTAATTCACTTCTTTTATGATTAATCCATATGGATGTTTTTATTAGTAGTATTTTTTAGCTATTATCGCCAATGTTCGCCAGGAACCTGTGGAATAGagatttccttaatttttttgaagtgaaacATCTATAGGCGCGGGTAAACATGCCGTCGCCATGGCGATCGCCGCGCAATATTACGAAGttgcagagaacgtataatatagagaaggttcaattgcggacaggcgtgtgaactgtcaagagctaacaaaatcctataagtggatttcaccacttttggctgagaaggagaaattttaacagtgctgagcgaacagagctgagcattgaatgaaaattatgctcagaaatatacattgctattacagatgtatgttgctcttttgcttatatttttatacgtttacatgcaatcatatcaattgatatgaatatcaatttgcgaatttttgtgaattcatgcaaaattgataatattgtaatgaaattatgctatttcaaggtcatatttgtagttaacgtgcaaataaaagctactttttaaatatttcttatctttgataatgtaatataatttcatatacatgtatatatgctatatatatgaaatattatcgtaatatcctaaaaacataatatattacaatagtaaTACATATACGTAAATCACAcctcttatcatttaaaactttcatacgcatctatcctgcagatatgtatgccagtacaaatcaatttcaaatcaagatattatcatttatcagtaatataaaaagcgcgcgcttctctatatttacgtacacacatgtgtatgtatgtgcgtatgacattctcatacaaaaaatatatgcgtCTGCATGTAAATCAAAAAGTACAAACATTCTTCTGAAAAAACAACTATAGTCTCAATaatcatcatacatacttacaatataAGTGCACATGTAACATACCTACATGCGTACtaacatgtgaatatgtcacccgcaaaagttacaaatattgttctacaaaacaacaatcgtttgaaaaagcatcagaaaccaatatggcagccaaattgccAACGccaaatttatagtaaattacacaacaacaaaatttccaTTCATGAACGAAAACGtactttcaaaaagcatattcGATTCATTCACAAAAGCAGacgccattacatctccccgagcatgcctcgcctacaagcgtcttttcgcgacgatttcaaaagctaaaaatcataaattgaatatatttctgaaatgtaTGAGGAAAAAGTGTCAACCCCGCAAAAAtgagtattaaaatatattataataaaattggcaacatagtttatttgtcgattttcaaatcaagaaatatttcaaagaaaatattcaatattcttcagatttatgtttttatttatatttttttattttataattatttatacaataaaatatttattatataaatacatgaaaTCGCAGCACTGGCTACTAGGCCCTCAGCCGCCTTATTAATGGCTTGGTACTATAAATGTGTTAGTTGTTAGTGTGTTAGatgtattttagtaaatttctatcttttaaaaatttatatgtaatcaTTACGTTTTTTTCTGAGGGATTTTTCAATGCATGTGCTAAGTCAATGTTGTCAGAGTAGTGTGTTGTTGAGTGGATTACTGGGCAGTCTGCTAGTATGTGTTGAATTGATACGGAGTTGTCACAAAAAGGGCAATTGGAACGGGATTTTCCCATAAGTATATGCGAGTGAGTTAGGATGGTGTGTCCGATCCTGAGGCGAGTGTATGCTTTGATGGCGCTTATTTTCGTGGTGGGCCCATACAAGGTTGGTATTCAATCCGGGTTGATGATGGCGTAACTATGGGTGAGTAGTTTCCAAGCATTTAAGTTTTCTTCGAGCCTTTTGTGTTTGATGAAGTTGCGTATGTCTTGTTTCGAAAGATAGTTGTAAGTAAGAGCCGGTATGTTTTTGACACTTTTGGCAGCGGCGTCAGCGAGGTGATTGCCAGTTATTCCCACGTGGCCCGGAATCATTTGATTTTTCTCGGAACGCTGATCACGGCGTCTCTGATTTTGCTTATTATCGGATTGTAATTTGATAGCGACTTAATGGCTGAGATGCAAGACTTGCTGTCGGTGCAAATGAGGTATTTACCATTGTGTTTTTTTGCATGCTCGACCGCCTTCAATATGGCAGATGCCTCTGCTGAGAAAACCGAACACATATGAGGAAGAAAAGGAAGTGTATTCGGATGACTTAGATCCGTCTGTGAAGATCAACTTCCAGTCAATTTCGTATTCATGCTCCAACGTTTGCAAAacgtttttttgaaaacatcGTTTGGCGTGTTCTGTTTGGGCAGCTTGGATAGTTTGTTGGGGAGTGATTCACACGGGATTAGCCAATGAGGATGAAGGGGCTTAACTTTATTCCCCACGGACAGtggaagaacattttttttgcaaagataACGCATTTTGTTATTGCTAAAAGAAGTCTTGGTAGCCTGGTACGCCTCAGCGAAGTAGCAAAGGCCTTGGTCAGCGATGAGTTTGTGCTTTCAACCGCTTTTGATAGCAGTCGGTGGGTTGCTTCTTCAATCCTATTTTGTACACTTGGTAGACCTGACTCCGCAAGAATGATTTCAATTGGTGATGTTGGAAAAGCTCTGAGGCTACGGCGTATCGCGCAGTGGTATGGGGCACATATAAGCTTGATGTTGTTCTTCGAACTTCGTCTGTAAAGCGGAAGCGCATAGTCGATCTTTGAAAGAAGAAGTGATCTGACAACACTGATGAGCATATTTGGGTGTATTAACGAGTATTTTGACGAAAGATATTTTACAATGTTTAATTTTGATTGCAAAGAGTTTCTAATGTATTTACAATGCgatttaaaattatacttagAGTCAAAAACTAATCctagaatttttaattcttttgcaCATTCTATGTTAGTGTTGTTAcagcaaagttttattccgctgcATTTTGTTTTTCTGCATATATGGAGGATATGCGTTTTTTCTAGTGATAGCTgtgtgtacagtcaatcccggttaactagtactccgcttaaatgaaaatcaaatccctCCCTCTTCACTCTTAACAGCCTATATTATATCATGCTGCATCTCACGATTTGTTTTTCGAAATAcctagaaattattgttttaagtacgacTCATTTTTgtatccgcagtcgcttatgtaccatattatatttttatttttaattaactacaaatatctgTATATTTGAATGTGGCACATAACCAGTATTAACTGTATTTGTCaaagaatgtaaaaaatattttgtaattctgaaatatttttaggcAGCTGCgttgatatgtatgcaagctcaaacacaaacatacatacatatttacgctggtttgtaggcaaagctgtacagcggcaagggaagcggtttCGGCACAGTTCTGATTTTCTACCATTGACTTTTTGGCAATGTTTggttgtccgtgacaacggagttTTCGTATGGAACAAtgattgtatgtgtatatttacaaacaaagttgtgtgtagacaaaattacaaacatgaatgattctttcaaatttgtttacatgaacacaaaactacatacatatgtgaattatGCGAAAggttttttaaaatctttttacaAGTACACAGaattatgtatatgcatatgacttttaagattttatcaAAACTTCAAATGCCcacagaaaataaatacatatcgtcacccgaaatgcaaaataacgtatcatcaaaaaattcaaaattgagttttttactgATTACTATTCACCatatcatattacatatgtgtcacaaattttaagcttctgaGATCAAAAATACCCAAGCTatatcaaaaattcaaaaaaacgtatcatcaagtgcttgatttcgttaaacaaaataacgtatcatcactcatgtatgtaaatataacagagtgtttgtttttttatatcgaagttatccttcatttattgtttatgtttatttttagtgattAAGTTCAATGTGCTTTGGTTAGTTTAGGCTACATAGTTGATCGGACGtggactactatatacatatacatatgtagcccTTTGTGacgccatagaaaagaagaaccccTGTGTTtgaacttataaattaacaaaacgcttCCCGCCAGTTTGGTGggatatctgaaggtatgcgccccCAAGTGATTAAGACTTGACCTCCCTAACGCAAGACagccaagaaggaagtgttgagttgttttcacctaatcttcttccatacagcttctgcagatggcgtctgataggattcccagccttactgcgcagaagccaatagggcaatgacgACAGCGTATGTAAAAATtatccgctcccattctaccgatagcggttctagggtgcttCATGAGCaagtttcctgcgattccgctgtggtctgGCGCTCATATcattcttatcacaaagacactcgatgctattgatagcgaggttaggttTTCGATCAGCTCTGAATTCTCTcattgttaatgagttcaaggctggaATCGCCGCCCTGCTATCTGAGTccatggtcacttctctgaaggaggttGCACTCCGGGGTAGTAAATctactggagttgatagagagctcctgacagcagACCCCTCcacctttgacccatccgtgaagaagctcactGACCCttttctccaacggcttcttcccaccgaCAACTCCctcggtatatgggtagagaaggagccgccagagttcggtttagcgactccatgatccaagtgatcagACCCGTGCTTTTTTAGGAATTCAGCAGTCTATGCTTTTACAAAGTTTAACAATAACCAAGAAGAAATGGCAACGTCTGCAGGACCTAGAAGCTTTAATTCCAGTAGActgatattttttatgataatctaccttttgaataattagttgtttaataaataataattaaacattatcctcatattttagcttgaaatatttaaattttttctagtacttacatatgtaatattaataataaaaataacatgaaatatgaaaaacttgaaactgtttttatttaaaattaaaaaaaggattaatattccaatttttaattttaatacaaatttagattgatcatacgttattttgtttcagaaatgaaaattcaaaataacgtaagaCACCTACtacaaaaattgcttaattttttctttattttttttctaaaatatacttatagtttcatgttaattcagatttgaaaattttgtttcaatgtctcaagtggttttctttttatacggttttttgcttctcctgtaaacctacgaaaagtgatgttacgttattttgcatttcaggtgacgatatgtatgtatataaatatataacttaaaaaacattattataattatattatttaaatatttaagtattaatacaaatatgacttaattaaacatttcaatagatTTAATGGAATTCATCATTAAATGGGTCAAattgcacttacatacatatgtatatacatatatacatttgagCTTTGTTATCTAGTATATGGAGAATATCCATAAATTATATCCATAGTCgcttgcgcattgtaaatatgcgaatctgtaagcgtacattgaaattagcatcactgttctcatttaacactgaaaatgctcaattctacTATATTCGACGCAcctgttaaatattggtgaaatccactaatagaaaagagtacccctccaaaaaatgaaatgtcgtaaatttggcaacgcagtgaaccttctctatattatacgttctctggtagTTGCCTGTACGTAGTCTAAATgtagcatatatatatatatatgtatatacatgtgcgTATATTTTTACgtggcttgcaaaaatctgtgtcgatatgtattcaagctcatacataaacatacaacGTCGGACAAAACTCATTGGACTAACTCCCCAATGAACATTTTTGTTGATTCTCAAATTGAGATGCGTTTGAGAATCAACCTTAATTTCAAATCTCAAACGTTTGTTCTCTAAGtcatttcaatttgaaaacaaagcCATTCTCAAACAAAAAGgcacatttttaatatgaaattttcctTTGTTCTCAATTTGAAAATCTCAAAATCTCaaacattttctcaaatatGAAACGAGAGGAATGGAACGAATTCCAATTACATTAATTGAAGTTGCTactgatttaaaaataagaactggttgaaattaagttttgaaattaatttttatttatataaaaatttatagagGTATATTGTAcgcagtacatatacatatatacatacattttattaaacaattaataACATGGTAACGtaccaaaaattcattttttaatttaaattaacgaaaataatGTACATTCTTAAGATAaggaaacaaacgaaaaagttaATTTCAGTGCAAAACTTAAGAATGATCAAATTACaacttacaaaattaaatttaaaattgtcgcaCAATAATATAAGAACTAAGTAATCTACGATTGCTGATGacatattctttttgttttcgtattcaattcgttttttttattctgttgctggcgtgttggaaaaaattcaatgtaGTCCGCTCGAATTCCATATCCGTGGCAGCGGTAGGGAATTTTTGATGGTATGCCtctataatagaaaaaaattacaaataagaatgaagcaataaaataaatattacgcCTTAATGCTGTCGTCACACTAAGTGCTCTTGCCGGTTTTTTCGTCTTCGTTCCTTTCCAGGAGTATATCTGGGCAACATCGTCCGTAAAAACTTTTCACCAAGccattttaacaaatttgttcGAATTGGATGCTATTATCATTTGCAATTCAGCCAcctacaaaaatatatagacaaattattgatataataatataaatgagAATTCACCAAATCGTTAAATTTTGTTTCGGAAGATTGAATTTTGTCTTCAAAAGTAGCGAAATCATGTGCTTCTGCCAATGgtttttgtggcaaatttttatttcttttttttgtagcaTTATGTGAGGTCGATTTAACTTCTTCCAATACTCTCTTCAGAAGCTTTTGAGTTGTATGATGTTCTGAAATTATCGAAATtatcatatgcatatgtacaataactatataagtatttgtatgtacCTTTTAACAAATCTTCTACCTTCTTATCTAGACTATCCAGTTTGCTACTTAAGTCATCAAAATCTacgatttaattaaaatgttagaACCACTTCAAAAAAAACGATATTGTATTAACTACTTACTTGATTTTGTGGTTTGCTCACATCCAATCGATATAAACGAGCTATTGAAATCCATCTAATTGTGAATAAGAGGAATAAATACATATTGACTACATTCAAAATTACTAAGCAAGATCATTTTTTGTGATATTTCTTCCGCTAAATGCTGATAGACCCAACTTGAAAATTGTAAAGCAGAGCaatatcttatattaaagtttgATGATTTTATTGGtgtaataaaaaagtcattCAAATTGATAACTTCCACGGATGAAATTTTTGATACACCATTTTCCTGTGAAAAAGATATGACTTTacaaatcttattttttatgttgtaaAAATTATCTGGCATTTTTAAggataaataaaatgaatttgtatttattgattTCATGGGCTGATTTTGCTTTACATTTGCAACCTCAAAATTATCATTACTTTCATTTACTTTCCTCAACTAAACGATTATAAATTTGGGCAGCAATATGACTTTTACTATTACATTTACGTTTAAGCTTGGACAAAAAGTTATCAAACTTAAATGCGCTAATAGATTCTAATCCTCCATAATTTAATGCATCAGAATGTAAATGAGTAAGACA contains the following coding sequences:
- the LOC105232754 gene encoding uncharacterized protein LOC105232754; its protein translation is MDFNSSFISIGCEQTTKSNFDDLSSKLDSLDKKVEDLLKEHHTTQKLLKRVLEEVKSTSHNATKKRNKNLPQKPLAEAHDFATFEDKIQSSETKFNDLVAELQMIIASNSNKFVKMAW